Proteins encoded by one window of Fischerella sp. PCC 9605:
- a CDS encoding TldD/PmbA family protein, translated as MANINEIATYAKESAQKLGITKFDIYGSTVDQTSVQVDQGEPKQVKASNLSGVTVRVWNEEKTMGVTSTTDVDPKGLELALKTAYEASFFGVKENVPDFSPEATVPIPNKSSEKSPQAQVSQLIESLLAAEKEVLAAHPAIQGVPYNNLAQRDVDRFYLNSDGAMRTESRSVASIYLYSKTEENGKKPRSAGAFRISRSFDSLDVNGCIQETTEKTISHLNYEKVKSGKYTVVFSPDAFLSLLGAFSNLFNAQNILDKQSLSTPDDLGKQIASPLLCVCDDELHPANVAAETFDGEGTPTRRISLIESGVLKGFLHSAGTAKRMNAQPTGNANIGAKVTVSPNFYHVSASAPAEQELSLETAENVIFIDDLQALHAGVKSLQGSFSLPFDGWIVNKGVKTSIESATVAGDFLQLLKSIIFVEKEEELTPAGVCPSVWVDGLSITGE; from the coding sequence ATGGCAAATATTAACGAGATTGCAACTTATGCCAAGGAAAGTGCACAAAAGCTTGGCATCACAAAATTCGACATCTATGGCTCTACAGTAGACCAAACTAGCGTACAAGTAGATCAAGGTGAGCCTAAGCAAGTGAAAGCTTCAAATCTTTCTGGTGTCACCGTGCGCGTTTGGAATGAAGAAAAGACAATGGGTGTCACTAGTACAACAGATGTAGACCCCAAAGGATTGGAATTAGCTTTAAAAACAGCCTATGAAGCTAGTTTTTTTGGTGTAAAAGAGAATGTTCCAGATTTTAGTCCCGAAGCTACTGTTCCTATCCCCAATAAATCTTCTGAGAAATCTCCTCAAGCACAAGTTTCTCAGCTCATAGAAAGCTTGCTAGCGGCTGAAAAAGAAGTCTTGGCAGCCCATCCGGCTATTCAGGGAGTGCCTTATAATAATCTGGCACAAAGAGATGTTGACAGATTCTATCTCAATAGCGATGGTGCGATGAGAACTGAGTCTCGTTCTGTGGCATCGATTTATCTTTACAGCAAAACAGAGGAAAACGGAAAAAAACCACGTAGTGCTGGTGCTTTTAGAATTAGCCGCAGTTTTGATTCGCTAGATGTCAACGGTTGTATTCAAGAAACAACAGAGAAAACTATCAGCCATTTGAACTATGAAAAAGTCAAGTCTGGTAAATATACTGTTGTTTTTTCACCGGATGCTTTCTTAAGTCTTTTGGGTGCTTTTTCTAATTTGTTTAATGCTCAGAATATTTTAGATAAACAAAGCCTGTCTACTCCTGATGATTTAGGAAAACAAATTGCTTCTCCTCTGCTTTGCGTGTGTGATGATGAATTGCATCCTGCTAATGTTGCTGCCGAAACTTTCGATGGTGAGGGAACTCCGACACGCCGAATTTCGTTGATTGAAAGTGGTGTTTTAAAAGGCTTTCTCCACAGTGCAGGCACTGCCAAAAGAATGAATGCCCAACCCACTGGTAATGCTAATATTGGTGCAAAAGTTACTGTTAGTCCCAACTTTTATCACGTCTCTGCTAGCGCACCAGCTGAACAAGAGTTGAGCTTGGAAACTGCCGAAAATGTGATTTTCATTGATGATTTACAAGCTCTCCATGCAGGAGTAAAGTCTTTGCAAGGTTCGTTTTCTCTGCCGTTTGATGGTTGGATTGTCAACAAAGGCGTCAAGACAAGTATTGAATCAGCAACTGTAGCTGGTGATTTTCTACAACTGTTGAAGTCAATTATTTTTGTAGAGAAAGAGGAAGAGTTGACTCCCGCAGGAGTTTGTCCAAGTGTCTGGGTTGATGGACTATCGATTACAGGGGAATAA
- a CDS encoding hybrid sensor histidine kinase/response regulator has protein sequence MPYASTLLIIDDCAADRKIYRRFLQKDPHQSYQILEADSAGDALSLCQETRCDVILLDFCLPDMSGLDFLDRLRRQKLEISIPVIMLTGRGDEEVAVQAMKRGVQDYLVKQHVKPDVLQLAVRNAIKQSWLQTQLNKTQERQRLIAAMLLRIRQSLDLEQILHTAVVEVQQLLKCDRVMVCQLFPEIGVKTVACSGECLETTYNTNSGIARPDQLITGGFLSHSGWLQTSTWHKQKSNSLIFPPVTAKVYEAELSDRCFNSLEAFYSETNLIVPITLSNNGESTSKPWGFLIADEFSLKREWQSDELEILHEVSVQLAIAIQQAELLAQTQAALQKEKQLNTFKSQIVATISHEYRTPLASILAAASTLKQHGELLEECKKQKFLQIIEQKARHMSKLMDDMLVVNQFELDKAKFKPILLDLLPFFSALIEEQQEIASDRHELIFNCTGNYKGFWGDRGLLRLIFTNLMSNAIKYSPNGGKVEFHLIGKESQIIFYVQDWGIGIPIEDQENLFQPFSRGSNVDTISGTGLGLAIAKACVELHRGSIALESQIGLGTKVIVSLPKRHNQESS, from the coding sequence ATGCCGTATGCCTCGACGCTACTCATCATTGATGACTGTGCAGCAGATCGGAAAATCTATCGTAGATTTCTTCAAAAAGATCCTCACCAGTCTTACCAAATTTTGGAGGCAGACTCGGCAGGGGATGCGCTTAGCTTGTGCCAAGAAACACGCTGCGATGTCATTCTGCTAGATTTTTGCTTGCCTGATATGAGCGGACTAGACTTTCTCGATCGGTTGAGGCGGCAAAAATTAGAGATATCCATACCCGTGATTATGCTGACAGGACGCGGCGATGAAGAGGTTGCCGTGCAAGCAATGAAAAGGGGTGTTCAGGATTATTTGGTTAAGCAACATGTGAAACCGGATGTATTGCAATTGGCAGTTCGCAACGCGATCAAGCAATCTTGGCTGCAAACACAGCTAAACAAAACTCAAGAACGACAACGCCTGATTGCCGCTATGCTGCTGCGAATTCGTCAGTCTCTCGATTTGGAGCAAATTTTGCATACGGCTGTGGTGGAAGTGCAGCAACTTCTCAAGTGCGATCGCGTCATGGTATGTCAATTGTTTCCAGAAATTGGTGTTAAGACTGTTGCTTGCTCCGGTGAGTGCTTAGAGACAACATATAATACCAACTCCGGAATTGCACGACCAGATCAGTTAATAACTGGTGGTTTTTTATCTCATTCTGGGTGGTTACAAACAAGTACTTGGCACAAGCAGAAAAGCAATTCTCTGATTTTTCCGCCAGTAACAGCCAAGGTATATGAAGCTGAGTTAAGCGATCGCTGCTTCAATTCGCTAGAGGCATTTTACAGTGAAACAAATCTCATAGTTCCCATAACTTTAAGTAACAATGGAGAATCAACATCAAAGCCTTGGGGTTTTTTGATTGCTGATGAATTTTCTCTAAAGCGAGAGTGGCAATCTGATGAACTAGAAATACTTCATGAAGTGTCAGTGCAACTAGCGATCGCCATTCAACAAGCGGAATTGCTAGCACAGACTCAAGCGGCGCTACAAAAAGAAAAGCAACTCAACACATTTAAATCGCAAATCGTCGCTACTATTTCCCACGAGTATCGAACGCCGTTAGCTTCTATCCTCGCTGCTGCGTCCACCCTCAAGCAACATGGTGAACTACTAGAGGAGTGTAAAAAACAGAAGTTTCTGCAAATCATTGAGCAGAAAGCACGACATATGTCCAAATTGATGGATGATATGCTAGTCGTGAATCAATTTGAATTAGATAAAGCCAAATTTAAGCCAATTCTGCTCGATTTGCTGCCTTTTTTCTCTGCTTTGATAGAAGAACAGCAAGAAATAGCAAGCGATCGCCATGAATTAATTTTTAACTGTACTGGTAATTACAAGGGTTTTTGGGGCGATCGGGGACTTTTGCGACTAATTTTTACTAACTTAATGTCGAATGCGATTAAATACTCTCCGAATGGAGGCAAGGTAGAGTTTCACCTGATTGGGAAAGAATCGCAGATTATATTTTACGTTCAAGATTGGGGAATAGGTATACCAATAGAAGACCAAGAAAACTTGTTTCAACCCTTCAGTCGTGGAAGTAACGTTGACACAATCTCTGGAACAGGTTTAGGGTTGGCGATCGCGAAAGCTTGCGTAGAGTTACATAGAGGTAGTATCGCTTTAGAAAGTCAAATTGGACTAGGAACCAAAGTCATAGTTTCCTTACCAAAGCGACATAATCAAGAGAGTAGTTAG
- a CDS encoding response regulator, with the protein MTTKLNDPLLVVEDSNEDFRILQRLMRRMAVKNPIYRCTNGDEVLDYLYQEGNYKNIDVAPRPSVILLDLNLPGIDGREILEQLKQDKSFKEIPVIVFTTSSNPKDIELCYQKGANGYLIKPMDAQELQKTVQAFVDYWLEVNIPPV; encoded by the coding sequence ATGACAACAAAACTTAACGATCCACTGCTGGTTGTTGAGGACAGCAATGAGGATTTTAGGATACTGCAACGCCTAATGCGGCGTATGGCTGTCAAAAATCCTATCTATCGCTGTACTAATGGGGATGAAGTTTTAGACTACCTTTATCAAGAAGGGAATTATAAAAACATAGATGTAGCGCCACGACCTTCTGTAATTTTGCTCGACCTGAATTTGCCAGGTATTGATGGTCGTGAAATTCTAGAACAGTTAAAGCAAGACAAGAGTTTCAAGGAGATTCCCGTCATTGTTTTCACCACATCATCTAACCCCAAGGATATTGAATTGTGTTACCAAAAGGGTGCAAATGGCTATCTGATCAAGCCTATGGATGCTCAAGAGCTTCAAAAGACTGTTCAAGCATTTGTAGACTATTGGCTGGAGGTTAATATACCACCTGTTTAG
- a CDS encoding ATP-binding protein gives MELLSTSHDELILNPGLIQPHGLLLALSTQLEILKVSNNSQDYLGKLPEELLGQPLSYLLDASQLEAIAQCLQQDSEVVNYLKLSICTSAGEQYFDGFVHRTTDAVILELESTHSQAKVNFLNLHTLVKGAIAKLKRTTNLIEFLQLAAVEVRRITGYDRVMVYQFDHQGAGMVIAEAKQEEFSPYLGLHYPATDIPEQARELYRRGLLRFIPDLNAQPVELMPTTDVTPVDLSLSVLRSVHPCCVEFHQNMGVAAIMVISLIQDQKLWGLISCHHQTPKFVPYEVRAGCELLGQIVSSELANKVIQEEVDYKARLESLRSGVVESISQADNFRDALVQPEPRLLGVVGATGAAVCLDREITLVGATPDIENVRSLIDWADTQVKDNIFYTDSLPKLYPEARSCKDTASGLLLLRISKLRHYYILWFRPEVIRTVNWAGNPDESIQVHSDGSITLCPRKSFAQWQEIVQLTSEPWKQCELDSALSLRNAIVGIVLKKAEELAKINLELERSNHELASFAYAASHDLKEPLRGIYNYSTILLEDYAPVLDEDGIEFLQTIVSLSVRMETLINGLLRLSQLGQAELHLQATDLNELLNQVINVFHASRQQANLDIRINRPLPTIQCDPVLVSEVFSNLIANAFKYNDKAEQWVEIGYLDKEDTGNLPPSPRHMLQRREPPQRSGSPPPLSPSSCSQSPPIFYVQDNGIGIPPHHYQTIFKLFKRLHSQEKYGGGTGAGLAIAKKIIERHGGRIWVESTVGEGSTFYLTLE, from the coding sequence TTGGAGTTGCTCTCGACTAGCCACGACGAACTAATTCTTAATCCTGGCTTGATTCAGCCTCATGGTTTACTATTGGCGCTTAGTACTCAGTTAGAGATACTAAAAGTTAGCAACAATAGCCAAGATTATTTGGGTAAACTGCCAGAGGAACTGCTTGGTCAACCGCTTAGTTATTTGCTTGATGCATCACAGCTAGAAGCGATCGCCCAGTGCTTGCAACAAGACTCTGAGGTTGTTAATTACCTGAAGTTGTCAATCTGCACAAGTGCAGGTGAACAATACTTTGACGGTTTTGTGCATCGGACAACAGATGCTGTGATTCTGGAGCTAGAATCAACTCACTCACAAGCCAAGGTAAATTTCTTGAATCTGCATACCTTGGTGAAAGGGGCGATCGCAAAATTAAAACGCACAACCAACCTGATAGAATTTTTACAATTAGCAGCAGTAGAAGTCCGAAGAATCACAGGCTATGACAGAGTTATGGTCTACCAATTCGACCACCAGGGAGCAGGGATGGTGATTGCTGAAGCCAAGCAAGAAGAGTTCTCACCTTATTTAGGACTCCACTATCCAGCGACAGACATTCCCGAGCAGGCGAGGGAGTTATATCGGCGCGGTTTGCTGCGATTTATACCTGATTTAAATGCCCAGCCTGTGGAGTTGATGCCTACAACAGATGTTACTCCAGTTGATTTAAGTCTGTCAGTGCTGCGAAGCGTTCATCCCTGTTGTGTGGAATTTCATCAAAACATGGGTGTGGCGGCTATTATGGTCATTTCGCTCATCCAAGATCAAAAGCTGTGGGGATTGATTTCTTGTCACCATCAAACTCCCAAGTTTGTCCCTTACGAAGTCCGGGCTGGCTGTGAATTGTTGGGACAGATCGTGTCATCTGAGTTAGCAAATAAAGTCATTCAGGAAGAAGTGGACTATAAAGCCAGATTGGAGTCTCTGCGTTCTGGTGTTGTGGAATCCATTTCTCAAGCAGATAATTTCAGGGATGCATTAGTTCAGCCTGAACCCCGCTTGCTGGGTGTTGTGGGTGCAACTGGAGCCGCAGTGTGTTTGGATCGGGAAATTACGCTAGTTGGGGCAACACCAGATATTGAAAATGTGCGATCGCTGATTGACTGGGCAGATACCCAAGTAAAAGACAATATATTTTATACCGATTCTCTACCAAAGCTTTATCCAGAGGCTCGCTCATGCAAAGATACAGCTAGTGGTTTGCTGCTACTACGGATTTCTAAACTGCGGCACTATTACATTCTGTGGTTTCGCCCTGAAGTCATCCGCACCGTGAACTGGGCAGGTAATCCCGATGAATCGATTCAGGTTCACTCAGATGGCAGTATCACCCTTTGTCCGAGAAAATCCTTTGCACAGTGGCAAGAAATCGTGCAATTAACTTCCGAACCCTGGAAGCAGTGCGAACTTGACAGCGCCCTCAGTCTTAGAAATGCGATCGTGGGTATTGTGTTGAAAAAGGCAGAAGAGTTAGCCAAGATTAACCTGGAGTTAGAACGCAGCAACCACGAACTCGCTTCATTTGCTTATGCTGCTTCCCACGACCTCAAAGAACCTTTGCGGGGCATCTATAATTACTCGACAATTCTGTTAGAAGACTATGCACCCGTGCTAGATGAGGATGGCATAGAGTTCTTGCAGACGATAGTGTCTTTGTCGGTGCGGATGGAAACTTTGATTAATGGTCTGTTGCGGCTATCGCAGCTAGGACAAGCGGAACTGCACCTACAAGCGACAGATTTAAACGAATTACTCAATCAAGTTATAAATGTCTTTCACGCTAGCCGTCAGCAAGCTAACCTCGATATTCGCATTAACAGACCTTTACCAACAATTCAGTGTGACCCAGTTCTTGTTAGCGAAGTCTTCAGTAATTTGATCGCTAATGCCTTTAAATACAACGACAAGGCAGAACAATGGGTTGAGATTGGCTATCTGGACAAAGAGGACACGGGTAATCTCCCCCCCTCTCCACGCCACATGCTACAACGGAGGGAACCTCCGCAACGCAGTGGCTCCCCTCCTCCTCTCTCCCCCTCCTCTTGTTCCCAATCCCCACCTATTTTCTACGTACAGGATAACGGCATCGGTATTCCACCCCATCACTACCAAACCATCTTCAAACTCTTTAAGCGGCTTCACTCTCAGGAAAAATACGGTGGTGGAACAGGTGCGGGACTAGCTATTGCCAAGAAGATTATTGAGCGTCACGGCGGTCGAATTTGGGTTGAGTCTACCGTAGGTGAAGGATCGACGTTTTACTTAACTCTGGAATAA
- a CDS encoding PAS domain S-box protein, with protein MIQQQANSLEGVFAGGGQMGALMRRFDWANTYLSSVENWPQSLRTAVSILLNSCSPSVIYWGTEFIKFYNDAYIPILAEKHPHALGQTITQVWPELWLAIRSKLERVIDTGEPAISEDMQLFINRSGYLEEVYMTFSYSPIRNESGNVGGIFVNCTNRTQTVIGQRRLKTIRDLAARSSDAATVRDACRLVMESLASNPTDIPFALLYLIEPGNKAQLVEQVGCITVNTTKIKVIDLSSDMIWHFAKVIETGQPVVIDNLPNRCDCLRTGSWAEPTQTALVLPIAQPGKKQPVGILVVGVNNRRALDEDYRAFFELVATEIKNAIANARVCEEERKRTETLAELDSANLKLAQLCQETTEYERRLRVVSEAARDRLHTILESITDGFIALDKDWQIVYVNQKVARNNGQTAAEIVGKNFWEQWPWSVGTQVEQEYHRAVTEQVAVHFEILYEPLNVWLEIHAYPSEDGLNIFFRDITQRKQLEQDLQASETRLNDILNSAGASIGSYRFYPDRHREIDYQSAGYETVFGYTPAELTPEIWVSRIPPEDLEAVCSQAFAAIFAGKTVTIEYRFSHKDGSLRWVAETITSRWNEAEGYWIVTIVGFDITARKQAEEALRQSETHLAMAQRVAQVGSWEFDLNSQKISWSETTFQHWGFDPTQGEPSYGELLERVTPEDREILSQAVELAIAQKVPYTFDLRIVRPDGSIRYLDSRGEPVVNERGQVMKLIGTSLDVTDRRHTEEALRESEQFLRSIYEGIEAAVFIVDVLEDGGFRYVGINPAHERISGLESSALSGKTPEQVLIPEMAQAVTQRYRQCIEAGKRISYEECLVLEGKKTWWITNLTPLRDSNSRIYRLIGTCFNINDRKQAELELQQAKEAAETASRIKDEFLAVLSHELRSPLNPILAWAQLLRSRKFDQATTDRALETIERNAKLQTQLIEDLLDVSRIIQGKLSLHFKPVNLVAVIENALEEIRLAAQAKAIQIQTFLDSAPNQVEGDSNRLQQVVWNLLSNAVKFTPEGGQVTVKLEYCDCYAQIQVSDTGKGISPEFLPHVFKRFSQESSSTSREFGGLGLGLAIVHYLTKLHRGCVQAESQGEQLGATFTIRLPLIVSK; from the coding sequence ATGATCCAGCAACAAGCGAATTCTCTGGAGGGCGTATTTGCTGGCGGTGGACAGATGGGTGCTTTAATGCGTCGCTTTGACTGGGCAAACACTTACCTTAGTTCTGTAGAAAATTGGCCTCAAAGCTTGCGTACAGCCGTCAGTATTCTACTTAACTCCTGCTCTCCCAGCGTGATTTATTGGGGAACCGAGTTCATCAAATTCTACAACGATGCTTATATTCCTATCCTTGCAGAAAAGCATCCTCATGCGCTCGGACAAACAATTACCCAAGTCTGGCCAGAACTTTGGCTTGCCATCAGGTCTAAGCTTGAGAGAGTCATAGATACTGGTGAACCCGCTATCTCGGAAGACATGCAACTATTTATAAACCGCAGCGGATATCTGGAAGAAGTCTACATGACTTTTTCCTACAGTCCTATCCGTAATGAAAGCGGTAATGTGGGAGGTATATTTGTTAACTGTACCAATAGAACTCAAACTGTCATAGGTCAACGGCGTTTGAAAACCATACGGGACTTAGCAGCAAGAAGTAGTGATGCTGCAACAGTGAGGGATGCCTGCCGTTTAGTAATGGAAAGTTTGGCTAGCAATCCTACTGATATACCTTTCGCTCTATTGTATTTAATAGAGCCTGGAAACAAAGCACAATTGGTAGAACAAGTAGGCTGTATAACAGTAAATACAACTAAGATAAAAGTAATAGATTTATCAAGTGATATGATTTGGCATTTTGCCAAAGTAATCGAAACAGGACAGCCTGTGGTAATAGATAACCTACCCAATCGTTGCGATTGTTTGCGAACAGGAAGTTGGGCAGAGCCAACACAGACAGCTTTAGTGTTGCCCATAGCACAACCTGGTAAAAAGCAGCCAGTGGGAATTTTGGTAGTTGGGGTCAATAATAGACGTGCCTTAGATGAAGATTACCGGGCTTTTTTTGAATTGGTTGCCACAGAAATCAAAAATGCGATCGCCAATGCTCGTGTCTGTGAAGAAGAACGCAAACGCACCGAAACCTTGGCAGAACTGGACAGCGCCAATTTGAAACTAGCGCAACTTTGCCAAGAAACCACAGAGTACGAGCGACGGTTACGGGTGGTCAGTGAAGCGGCACGCGATCGGCTTCACACTATCCTAGAAAGCATTACCGACGGCTTTATAGCATTAGACAAAGACTGGCAGATTGTGTATGTTAATCAAAAAGTTGCCAGAAATAACGGGCAAACAGCCGCCGAGATCGTTGGCAAGAATTTCTGGGAGCAGTGGCCTTGGTCAGTGGGAACGCAAGTAGAACAAGAATATCACCGTGCCGTAACTGAGCAAGTTGCAGTCCATTTTGAAATTCTCTATGAACCCCTCAATGTCTGGTTAGAAATTCATGCTTATCCCTCTGAAGATGGACTGAACATTTTTTTCCGCGATATCACTCAGCGCAAACAGCTGGAACAAGACCTGCAAGCTTCGGAAACTAGGTTAAATGATATCCTCAACTCTGCTGGAGCCTCAATTGGTAGTTATCGCTTTTACCCCGATCGTCACCGAGAAATTGACTATCAATCTGCGGGTTATGAAACAGTCTTTGGCTATACACCCGCAGAACTCACCCCAGAAATCTGGGTGTCACGAATTCCTCCTGAAGATTTAGAGGCTGTCTGTTCACAGGCATTTGCAGCAATCTTCGCAGGGAAAACCGTTACAATTGAGTACCGCTTCTCTCACAAAGATGGTTCCCTGCGTTGGGTGGCAGAAACCATCACTTCTCGTTGGAATGAAGCAGAAGGTTATTGGATTGTAACTATCGTTGGATTTGACATCACGGCTCGCAAACAGGCAGAAGAGGCTCTGCGGCAGAGTGAAACTCATTTAGCAATGGCTCAAAGAGTTGCTCAAGTTGGTAGTTGGGAGTTTGATTTAAACAGCCAGAAAATTAGCTGGTCAGAGACTACGTTTCAGCATTGGGGATTTGATCCGACCCAAGGCGAACCGAGTTATGGTGAACTGCTTGAGAGGGTTACTCCAGAAGATCGAGAGATTCTGTCCCAAGCTGTTGAACTAGCGATCGCGCAGAAAGTTCCTTACACCTTTGATCTACGGATTGTGCGACCAGATGGTTCAATTCGATATTTGGATTCTCGCGGAGAACCTGTTGTCAATGAGCGGGGACAAGTCATGAAGCTAATTGGAACATCACTGGATGTAACCGATCGCAGACACACAGAGGAAGCACTTCGAGAAAGCGAACAGTTTTTACGCAGTATCTATGAAGGAATTGAAGCAGCAGTTTTTATCGTTGATGTGCTAGAGGATGGAGGATTTCGCTATGTCGGAATTAACCCTGCCCACGAACGGATATCTGGACTGGAATCTTCAGCATTAAGCGGCAAAACCCCGGAGCAAGTACTTATTCCGGAAATGGCACAGGCTGTAACTCAACGGTATCGTCAATGTATTGAAGCCGGAAAGCGCATTAGTTATGAAGAGTGCCTTGTACTCGAAGGCAAAAAAACCTGGTGGATCACAAACCTAACCCCATTACGAGACAGCAACTCACGCATCTATCGCCTGATTGGTACTTGCTTTAACATCAACGATCGCAAACAAGCAGAATTAGAATTGCAGCAGGCAAAAGAAGCAGCAGAAACAGCAAGCCGAATCAAAGATGAATTTTTGGCAGTTCTCTCTCATGAACTCCGTTCTCCCCTGAACCCAATTCTGGCCTGGGCACAGCTTTTGCGATCGCGAAAGTTCGATCAAGCAACAACAGATCGCGCCCTAGAAACAATTGAGCGCAACGCCAAGTTACAGACTCAACTCATCGAAGACTTACTGGATGTGTCTCGGATCATTCAAGGCAAGCTGAGTTTGCATTTTAAACCAGTGAATTTAGTTGCCGTGATTGAGAACGCGCTGGAGGAGATTCGTTTAGCAGCACAAGCCAAAGCCATCCAAATTCAAACTTTTTTAGATTCTGCTCCCAACCAAGTTGAGGGAGACTCAAACCGTTTGCAACAAGTGGTTTGGAATTTGCTCTCGAACGCAGTAAAATTCACTCCTGAAGGAGGACAGGTCACGGTCAAACTAGAGTACTGTGACTGTTATGCTCAAATTCAGGTAAGCGATACAGGCAAAGGTATCAGTCCCGAGTTTCTTCCTCATGTTTTTAAACGCTTTAGCCAAGAAAGTAGCTCTACAAGCAGGGAGTTTGGTGGACTAGGGCTAGGATTAGCCATTGTTCACTATTTGACAAAGCTACACAGAGGTTGCGTACAAGCAGAAAGTCAGGGAGAGCAACTAGGGGCAACATTTACAATCAGATTGCCGTTGATCGTGAGTAAATAA
- a CDS encoding RNA recognition motif domain-containing protein, which translates to MSIYVGNLSYEVEQENLKQVFSEYGTVKSVQLPTDRETGRVRGFAFVEMGTDAEEAAAIEALDGAEWMGRNLKVNKAKPREDRGSSGGRRGGNNGGGYFRRY; encoded by the coding sequence ATGTCAATTTATGTCGGCAATCTGTCCTATGAGGTTGAGCAAGAAAACCTCAAACAAGTCTTTTCAGAATATGGAACTGTTAAGAGCGTTCAACTGCCTACAGACCGGGAAACTGGCCGTGTGCGAGGTTTTGCCTTTGTAGAAATGGGAACAGATGCCGAAGAAGCAGCGGCAATTGAGGCTCTTGATGGCGCTGAGTGGATGGGTCGTAACCTGAAGGTTAATAAGGCTAAGCCGCGTGAAGACAGAGGTTCATCCGGTGGTAGACGCGGAGGAAACAATGGTGGAGGATACTTTCGACGCTACTAA
- the rpsU gene encoding 30S ribosomal protein S21, with protein sequence MTQIVVGENEGIESALRRFKRQVSKAGIFPDIKKHRHFETPGQKRKRKEVAKHKQRKKRFRN encoded by the coding sequence ATGACCCAAATAGTTGTGGGCGAAAATGAAGGAATCGAGTCAGCCTTGCGTCGATTTAAGCGACAAGTTTCCAAGGCTGGGATTTTTCCAGATATAAAGAAACATCGTCATTTTGAAACGCCAGGGCAAAAACGCAAGCGCAAAGAAGTTGCCAAGCACAAGCAGCGTAAGAAACGTTTCCGCAATTGA